In Cyprinus carpio isolate SPL01 chromosome A14, ASM1834038v1, whole genome shotgun sequence, a single window of DNA contains:
- the LOC109102174 gene encoding transcription factor HES-7-like, which yields MSKQAADIPEQKDSKRVSKPLMEKRRRDRINQSLETLRILLLENTHNEKLKNPKVEKAEILESVVHFLRAEPGLGTDPFQITRGKRARTEDSDEDLSSPCKRQSYRDGMRTCLIRVSNFIASKSHEFGQGVEKACENLNKSQPMQVQLLSTPPHRGTEVHLCEDSSLPLQQHSLMSKLQYLHPSGCAKLAQRTVLSAPTMTSRAKQPVMLCDAVWRPW from the exons ATGAGCAAACAAGCTGCTGACATACCGGAACAAAAAGACTCGAAACGG GTCTCAAAACCTCTCATGGAAAAAAGAAGGAGAGATCGCATTAATCAAAGCTTAGAAACTCTGAGAATCCTGTTACTTGAGAACACCCACAATGAG AAACTCAAGAACCCTAAAGTGGAAAAGGCTGAAATCCTGGAAAGTGTTGTGCACTTCCTAAGAGCTGAACCAGGACTGGGGACTGACCCTTTTCAAATCACTAGAGGAAAAAGAGCACGCACAGAGGACTCTGATGAGGACCTGAGTTCACCTTGCAAACGTCAGAGCTATCGTGATGGAATGAGGACATGTCTCATACGAGTCAGCAATTTTATTGCTAGCAAGAGCCATGAGTTTGGACAGGGAGTGGAAAAGGCATGTGAAAATCTTAACAAATCACAGCCAATGCAAGTCCAGCTACTGTCCACCCCACCCCACAGAGGAACTGAGGTGCATCTCTGTGAGGACTCATCACTGCCATTACAACAGCATTCACTCATGTCCAAACTGCAATACCTGCACCCATCTGGCTGTGCGAAGCTTGCACAAAGAACTGTTCTGTCTGCTCCCACCATGACTTCAAGAGCTAAGCAACCTGTAATGCTCTGTGATGCTGTCTGGAGACCTTGGTAG